One part of the Thermodesulfobacterium commune DSM 2178 genome encodes these proteins:
- the fliE gene encoding flagellar hook-basal body complex protein FliE has product MKVNPSLLSNYQKVDNLIQKDKVEGLSFKDFLMDKLKEVDDSQKKALAAIEALAKGEDVDISDVALSISKADTNFKLLLRIRNKVLEAYQEIMRMQI; this is encoded by the coding sequence ATGAAGGTTAATCCCTCGTTGTTAAGTAACTATCAAAAGGTTGATAACCTTATTCAGAAAGATAAGGTAGAAGGCCTAAGTTTTAAAGATTTTTTGATGGACAAATTAAAAGAGGTGGATGATTCTCAGAAAAAGGCTCTGGCTGCTATCGAGGCTTTGGCTAAAGGAGAAGATGTAGACATTTCGGATGTAGCTTTGAGTATTTCCAAGGCTGATACCAATTTTAAACTTCTTTTGAGAATAAGGAATAAGGTACTTGAGGCTTATCAAGAAATCATGAGGATGCAAATCTAA
- the fliF gene encoding flagellar basal-body MS-ring/collar protein FliF, with the protein MPNLRELPGQLKEFWTRLDNRKRFMLIGGSLGLTLLLVLGVWLVSKPNWGLLYRGMDEATNHQIIQYLKEQKIPYKVDPDGSIYVPKDKVPELRMEIAGKGLVGGYRGPGFELFDKEQMGLTEFQEKVNYQRALEGELARSIQGIKGIKSVRVHLAMPKESLFIEEEKPPKASVLIELLPGYELTPNQIRGIINFVSGAVPKLDPKNVTIVDATTGKSIKLPSEEEEFTTTQLAYKKKIEEEFKTKIEDMLEKALGPGKAVAQVAVEISFDKEKLVEETYDPEGTAVVSEEAEEEQKTSRGPTEGGVAGVKGTLEQKFEATSPEQGQGETYSKKRVVKNYEVSKKVRNLEISPGSIKKISVAVLVDKSVLADNSTEKVVWLENLVKGAIGYNPDRGDEVKVEVKEFSKPPVVKPGMMDYVAKFYKPLLLILGLIVLYLLVIRPLLKSIAPKPAPAPGIEPVAEAVPPTLEAKVAEEEGPLPHEIALGIIQSQPEKAAMLVKKWLLEESIEERKKALAEAGY; encoded by the coding sequence ATGCCGAATCTTAGGGAATTGCCAGGTCAACTAAAGGAATTTTGGACAAGGTTAGATAACCGAAAACGTTTTATGTTGATAGGGGGTAGCTTAGGGCTTACCCTACTTTTGGTTTTAGGGGTTTGGTTGGTTTCTAAACCAAACTGGGGTTTACTTTACCGGGGAATGGATGAAGCTACCAATCATCAGATTATTCAATATTTAAAGGAACAGAAGATTCCCTACAAGGTTGACCCAGATGGAAGTATTTACGTTCCTAAGGATAAAGTGCCTGAGCTTCGTATGGAGATAGCAGGAAAAGGGCTGGTAGGTGGGTATCGAGGTCCAGGGTTTGAGCTTTTCGATAAAGAACAGATGGGTCTTACTGAGTTTCAGGAAAAGGTGAACTATCAGAGAGCTTTAGAGGGTGAGCTGGCAAGAAGTATTCAAGGAATAAAAGGGATAAAATCAGTCAGGGTGCATTTAGCTATGCCTAAGGAAAGTCTTTTTATCGAGGAAGAAAAGCCTCCTAAGGCCTCGGTTTTGATAGAACTTCTTCCTGGATATGAACTTACTCCCAATCAAATAAGAGGCATCATCAATTTTGTAAGTGGGGCAGTTCCTAAGCTTGACCCAAAGAATGTAACCATCGTAGATGCCACCACCGGGAAAAGCATCAAACTGCCTTCTGAAGAAGAGGAGTTTACCACCACTCAGCTTGCTTACAAAAAAAAGATAGAAGAGGAGTTTAAAACTAAGATAGAAGACATGTTAGAAAAGGCTTTAGGTCCAGGTAAAGCGGTAGCTCAGGTTGCGGTAGAGATTTCTTTTGATAAAGAAAAATTGGTAGAAGAAACCTACGACCCAGAAGGTACCGCGGTGGTTTCTGAAGAGGCAGAAGAAGAGCAAAAGACCTCCAGGGGCCCTACTGAAGGAGGGGTGGCAGGGGTTAAAGGAACTCTGGAACAAAAGTTTGAGGCAACCTCCCCAGAGCAAGGGCAGGGAGAAACTTATTCTAAGAAAAGGGTGGTTAAAAACTACGAAGTTAGTAAAAAGGTAAGAAATCTTGAAATTTCTCCAGGAAGTATTAAAAAAATAAGTGTAGCGGTGTTGGTTGACAAGTCAGTCCTTGCAGATAACTCTACAGAAAAGGTAGTATGGTTAGAAAACTTGGTAAAAGGTGCTATTGGGTATAACCCAGACAGAGGAGATGAGGTTAAGGTTGAAGTTAAAGAATTTTCAAAACCACCGGTGGTGAAACCAGGGATGATGGATTATGTAGCTAAATTTTATAAGCCTTTATTGTTGATTTTAGGTTTGATAGTACTTTATCTTCTGGTGATACGACCATTGCTAAAGAGTATCGCTCCTAAGCCTGCACCAGCTCCAGGTATAGAACCAGTTGCAGAGGCTGTTCCTCCTACTTTAGAAGCTAAGGTTGCTGAAGAAGAGGGGCCTTTACCACATGAAATCGCTTTAGGTATCATTCAAAGTCAACCTGAAAAGGCTGCTATGCTGGTTAAAAAATGGCTTTTAGAGGAAAGTATAGAAGAAAGAAAGAAGGCTTTGGCAGAGGCTGGGTACTAG
- a CDS encoding sigma-54 interaction domain-containing protein, protein MKGRVVLIGKGVEVKLLKDLLTERGIETILFSQEEEISPKIDPNNIDVLVYELEYERTKNLEVLNRLFKQGFKNVIFLAEKADLEDAVEFVKHGAYDFKLLSTPLELIENTVLFALEDKRILWQEETFLTKNPYMLEILKKLEVVAQSKAPVLLLGESGTGKELLAKYIHQKSPRRFGPFIAINCAALPETLLESELFGYEKGAFSGANFRKKGKIELAEGGTLFLDEIAEMHPSLQSKLLRVLQEGEVDRLGGYHPIKVDVRFLAATNRDIEKEVKEGRFRSDLFYRLNVITVKIPPLRERKEDVKFLSKFFLEKFSRMYKKSLQGFSEEAQRFLMDYSFPGNVRELKNMIERAVLTCEGELIEVKHLIDPFSQSENLVHYLGINFDNKQTEIEVKPLEVLEKEAIMKALEVAKGNKTKAAELLGITVRTLRNKLKQYKNEKGFEGRF, encoded by the coding sequence ATGAAGGGAAGGGTTGTTTTAATCGGTAAAGGCGTAGAGGTAAAACTTTTAAAAGACCTTTTAACAGAAAGAGGGATAGAAACTATTTTGTTTTCTCAAGAAGAAGAAATATCTCCCAAGATAGACCCAAACAACATAGATGTTTTGGTCTATGAATTGGAATATGAACGGACAAAAAACTTAGAGGTGTTAAACAGACTTTTTAAACAAGGTTTCAAAAACGTCATCTTTTTAGCAGAAAAGGCAGACCTAGAGGATGCCGTTGAGTTTGTAAAACATGGGGCTTATGATTTCAAGCTTCTTTCTACCCCTCTTGAACTGATAGAAAACACCGTGCTTTTTGCTTTAGAAGATAAAAGAATCTTGTGGCAAGAAGAAACCTTCCTTACAAAAAACCCTTACATGTTAGAGATTTTAAAAAAACTTGAAGTAGTAGCTCAAAGTAAAGCTCCTGTTCTTTTGTTAGGGGAATCTGGGACAGGAAAAGAACTTCTTGCTAAGTATATACATCAAAAAAGTCCCAGAAGGTTTGGGCCTTTTATCGCTATCAATTGTGCTGCCCTCCCAGAAACCCTTCTTGAATCAGAACTTTTTGGCTATGAAAAAGGAGCTTTTTCAGGGGCTAATTTTAGAAAAAAAGGTAAGATAGAACTGGCAGAAGGAGGTACCCTTTTTTTAGACGAAATAGCTGAAATGCATCCTTCCCTTCAAAGTAAACTACTCAGGGTGTTACAAGAGGGTGAGGTTGATAGGCTTGGTGGATACCATCCTATTAAAGTAGATGTTAGGTTTTTAGCAGCAACCAACAGAGACATAGAAAAGGAGGTCAAAGAAGGAAGGTTTAGGTCAGACCTGTTTTATAGATTAAACGTTATTACCGTCAAAATTCCTCCGTTAAGAGAGAGAAAAGAAGATGTCAAATTTTTGTCAAAATTTTTTCTGGAAAAATTTTCCCGTATGTACAAAAAGAGTTTACAGGGTTTTTCTGAGGAGGCTCAAAGGTTTTTGATGGATTATTCTTTTCCTGGGAACGTAAGAGAGTTAAAGAACATGATAGAAAGGGCGGTGCTTACCTGTGAAGGAGAGTTGATAGAGGTTAAACATCTGATAGATCCTTTTTCTCAGTCTGAAAATTTAGTCCATTATTTAGGCATAAATTTTGATAACAAACAGACAGAGATAGAGGTAAAACCTTTAGAGGTGCTTGAAAAAGAGGCTATCATGAAGGCTTTAGAGGTAGCTAAAGGTAATAAAACTAAGGCAGCTGAGCTTTTAGGAATTACGGTTAGGACTTTAAGAAATAAGTTAAAGCAATATAAGAATGAAAAGGGGTTTGAAGGGAGGTTTTAA
- a CDS encoding FliH/SctL family protein, with amino-acid sequence MSKVLKSHKISCFELLTPDLTPSEEESFKSILREQEETNKDSNKKASTVSPEELLEQRLKEAYEKGYQQGFELGKTEGFQAGYHEGLTRGYEEGKAKVEEELKTKYQELEEALKKEFQLKLEEVSKFLKNLEEEVQALVLNLDKEVLTLALKIAQKMVLKEITIEKETTLNLIKEALNYIAEGIEINLKVNPEEFGFIKENLSQLVGPSSKINLIADPNISKGGVFMETALGVVDATLEKRWERLLAELFKDEG; translated from the coding sequence TTGTCTAAGGTACTGAAGAGTCATAAAATTTCTTGTTTTGAACTTTTAACTCCAGATCTAACTCCCTCAGAAGAGGAAAGCTTTAAATCTATCCTTAGAGAACAGGAAGAAACCAACAAAGATTCTAACAAAAAAGCCTCTACTGTTTCTCCAGAAGAGTTGTTAGAACAAAGGCTTAAAGAGGCTTATGAAAAGGGATATCAGCAGGGATTTGAGTTGGGGAAAACTGAGGGGTTCCAGGCAGGGTATCATGAGGGATTAACCAGAGGATACGAAGAAGGAAAAGCTAAGGTTGAGGAAGAACTGAAGACTAAGTATCAAGAGTTAGAGGAAGCTTTAAAAAAGGAATTTCAACTTAAGTTAGAGGAAGTTTCAAAATTTTTAAAAAACTTAGAAGAAGAAGTTCAAGCTCTTGTTCTAAATCTTGACAAAGAGGTTTTAACCTTAGCGTTAAAGATTGCCCAAAAGATGGTTTTAAAAGAAATAACCATAGAGAAAGAAACCACGCTTAACTTGATAAAAGAGGCTTTAAATTATATAGCTGAAGGGATAGAAATTAACCTAAAGGTTAACCCCGAGGAGTTTGGTTTTATAAAGGAAAATCTTTCTCAGTTAGTTGGCCCTTCGTCCAAGATCAATCTTATCGCTGATCCTAATATTTCTAAGGGAGGGGTTTTTATGGAAACTGCTTTAGGTGTGGTGGATGCTACTTTAGAAAAGAGATGGGAAAGGCTTTTAGCGGAACTTTTTAAAGATGAAGGTTAA
- a CDS encoding FliI/YscN family ATPase codes for MKVKDLGVYLKRVENILPFEVYGYVTKVLGLTVESTGPFLKVGDLCKVEGQEKSVLAEVVGFNDNRFILTALGDLKGIEVGAKVYPLGSSYAPVGEKFLGRIVNALGEPLDQGLSPKASDLYPLYGEPLKPLERAPIKEILDVGIKAINALLTIGRGQRMAIMAGSGVGKSTLLGMIARYTEADVNVIALIGERGREVREFIERDLRESIKKSVVVVATSDEAPSMRIRAAYYAMSLAEYFRDKGLRVLLLMDSLTRFCMAGREIGLASGEPPTARGYTPSVFAMLPKVLERAGAKVGGGDITAIYTVLVEGDDFNDPIADAVRSIVDGHIVLSRDLAHEGHYPPIDVLASISRLMKDIVPKEHLELAYQTISILATYKKAEDLINIGAYVKGSNPEIDRALSLIKPLKEFLRQNLDEKYDLGTSLTLLKNVLAG; via the coding sequence ATGAAGGTTAAAGATCTAGGAGTCTATTTAAAAAGAGTAGAAAACATTTTACCTTTTGAGGTTTATGGCTATGTTACCAAGGTGTTAGGGTTGACTGTAGAAAGTACAGGGCCTTTCCTAAAGGTAGGAGACCTTTGTAAGGTCGAAGGTCAGGAAAAGAGTGTTTTGGCTGAGGTAGTAGGTTTTAATGATAATCGGTTTATCCTTACAGCCTTAGGAGATTTAAAAGGGATAGAGGTTGGAGCTAAGGTTTATCCATTAGGCTCTTCTTATGCCCCGGTAGGCGAAAAATTTTTAGGAAGGATAGTTAATGCCTTAGGAGAACCATTAGACCAGGGTCTATCTCCAAAGGCTTCAGACTTATATCCTCTTTATGGAGAACCTTTAAAACCTCTGGAAAGAGCTCCTATAAAAGAGATTTTAGACGTAGGGATAAAGGCAATAAACGCCCTTTTGACGATCGGAAGGGGCCAGAGAATGGCTATCATGGCAGGGTCTGGGGTTGGGAAAAGTACCTTGCTTGGTATGATTGCCAGATATACAGAGGCTGATGTTAACGTGATAGCCTTGATAGGAGAGAGAGGAAGAGAGGTAAGAGAGTTTATCGAAAGGGACTTAAGGGAGAGTATTAAAAAATCGGTGGTGGTTGTGGCTACTTCTGATGAGGCTCCTTCTATGAGGATAAGGGCAGCTTATTATGCTATGAGTTTGGCTGAATATTTTAGGGATAAAGGTTTAAGGGTACTTTTGCTGATGGATTCCCTTACCAGATTTTGTATGGCAGGAAGAGAAATAGGATTAGCCTCAGGAGAACCTCCTACTGCGAGAGGTTATACCCCTTCTGTGTTTGCCATGCTTCCTAAGGTGCTAGAAAGAGCAGGAGCTAAGGTTGGAGGAGGAGATATCACCGCTATCTATACTGTGCTGGTGGAAGGGGATGATTTTAATGACCCTATAGCAGATGCAGTTAGAAGTATCGTGGATGGCCATATTGTACTTTCCAGAGACCTTGCTCATGAAGGGCATTATCCTCCGATAGATGTCCTTGCCAGTATAAGCAGGTTGATGAAGGACATCGTCCCAAAAGAACATTTAGAATTGGCCTATCAAACCATTTCTATACTTGCTACCTATAAAAAAGCCGAAGACTTGATTAACATAGGTGCCTATGTTAAAGGTTCTAATCCTGAAATAGACAGGGCTTTATCCTTGATAAAACCTTTAAAAGAATTTTTAAGACAAAACTTGGACGAAAAGTATGATTTAGGTACTTCTCTAACACTTCTCAAGAATGTTTTAGCAGGATAA
- the flgC gene encoding flagellar basal body rod protein FlgC, whose protein sequence is MRLLDVSKVAASGLFAQRTRLNVAATNIANAQVTRTLEGGPYKAKNVVLKAVPFNSKNSKESPLRLVKVEKIEDSKAPFREVYDPGHPDADARGIVKYPNVDVITEMVELLSAGRAYEANLSVLSTSKSMIQRTLELLK, encoded by the coding sequence ATGAGGCTTTTAGATGTTTCTAAGGTTGCTGCAAGTGGGCTTTTTGCCCAAAGAACCAGGTTAAACGTAGCAGCTACCAACATTGCTAACGCTCAAGTTACGCGCACCTTAGAAGGAGGTCCTTATAAGGCCAAAAATGTAGTTTTAAAGGCTGTCCCTTTTAATTCAAAGAATTCAAAGGAGAGTCCGTTAAGGCTGGTAAAGGTAGAAAAGATAGAGGATAGCAAAGCGCCATTTAGGGAGGTTTATGACCCAGGACATCCAGATGCAGACGCAAGGGGGATTGTTAAATATCCTAACGTAGATGTGATTACTGAAATGGTTGAGCTTCTTTCTGCAGGTAGGGCTTATGAGGCTAATCTTTCTGTGTTGTCTACCTCTAAAAGTATGATCCAGAGAACTTTAGAGCTTTTAAAATAA
- the flgB gene encoding flagellar basal body rod protein FlgB, protein MWGLFEKTFNTVRLALNLRAKRHSLLASNIANVDTPGYRRRDLPFEKVMQVYLSNEPNLKTTRPKHITGKESLVKNLTETVERWQTLGTPNNVSLEEEISALTENQLMYEATLQALAKELERLKEAITEGGK, encoded by the coding sequence ATGTGGGGTTTATTTGAAAAAACTTTTAACACAGTAAGATTAGCTCTAAACTTAAGGGCTAAGAGACATAGCCTGCTTGCGTCAAACATAGCAAATGTAGATACCCCTGGTTATCGGAGAAGAGATTTACCGTTCGAAAAGGTTATGCAGGTTTATCTTTCGAACGAACCTAACCTTAAAACCACCAGACCTAAACATATTACCGGAAAAGAATCTCTTGTCAAAAATTTGACGGAAACTGTAGAGAGATGGCAAACCTTAGGTACCCCTAATAATGTGAGTTTGGAAGAAGAAATAAGTGCTCTCACAGAGAACCAGTTGATGTATGAAGCTACGTTGCAGGCTTTAGCCAAGGAGTTAGAAAGGTTAAAGGAGGCTATTACTGAGGGAGGTAAATAA
- a CDS encoding MotE family protein codes for MKNRFDEILKKGIRPLESMRFLTRTKNLFLFLFGLGIFKLFLALLVFGVHVYELSAKEEKLPAGCPPDFADFLQVERQRLSDKEKELRLKQEELKLLEARIQEQLTSLKELEASVEEKLNRIQAVQDERTKLLVKAISEMKPSKAADMLINMDKDMAVKILSQLKSSQVASILSAMPPDKAASISESLSGKEGKE; via the coding sequence ATGAAAAATAGGTTTGACGAAATTTTAAAGAAAGGGATAAGACCGTTAGAAAGCATGAGGTTTCTTACCAGAACTAAAAATCTTTTTTTGTTTTTGTTTGGTTTAGGGATTTTTAAGTTGTTTTTAGCTTTACTGGTTTTTGGGGTGCATGTGTATGAGTTAAGCGCAAAAGAAGAAAAATTACCTGCAGGTTGTCCTCCTGATTTTGCAGATTTTCTACAGGTAGAAAGGCAAAGGCTTAGTGATAAAGAAAAGGAGTTAAGGTTAAAACAAGAGGAATTGAAACTTTTAGAAGCCCGTATCCAGGAACAACTAACCTCTTTAAAAGAGTTAGAGGCTTCGGTAGAGGAAAAATTAAACAGGATCCAGGCAGTCCAGGATGAGAGGACCAAACTTTTAGTTAAGGCTATTTCTGAGATGAAACCTTCTAAGGCTGCAGACATGTTGATAAACATGGACAAAGATATGGCTGTTAAAATCCTTTCCCAGCTGAAAAGCTCCCAGGTAGCAAGTATTTTAAGCGCTATGCCTCCAGATAAAGCAGCCTCCATTTCAGAAAGCCTCTCAGGTAAGGAAGGTAAAGAATAG
- a CDS encoding tetratricopeptide repeat protein translates to MSKELKLVGFLLFLVLLCFVPIVFSQPEKTSNATNQTLLFNFTLPYQQKGEELLQEIKNAYARKEYERVVFLAKKMPALFSLRPEENLLIAESALKEGFLQEAIDYAQRVASVTKGRSEACTADLIRFKAMFLLGKGPAIVKEVKEFLDSYCDEAQKKEAKVLLYHFKLLPEKELKEVSSQEIKKIIREIYKTQVVYLLRQGKVDEARSKVFYYINVYGTPEETPDLVLKLAEAYFKKGEREKAKNLYQLIITFWDKGTPSLISKFRLYQIAYEKEPIKELLPKQTKEDLLSFAAQIKAKMAKTPLAEEAHLVEIRVLADLKNYTLLRKSSLEFLKTFPESSNLKEVSQSYCTSISELFKEGIKAQRIAEVLSLEKEDSEYLNQAKCGQPYYILGDMFLEYKLFTKATLEYIKAFEIGVPSELKPSLLLNLSFTAIETGEIDTFFSVFGYLISSYQEKSLTSYPFYFYLRTLYESKRNLGQAEKYLSQALSSNLSEFYKKNLLGFMFLQAINNKQYAKAWAYLQNPYFQPELKDYLILLLESLGKDNITFERALGVAKQRFPKEPKITLIETYYLEKKGKVGTADKLWEKLAEASDIAKELADIYKKQKELVEKAQKLVF, encoded by the coding sequence ATGTCTAAGGAGTTAAAACTTGTCGGCTTTTTGTTGTTTTTAGTTTTGCTTTGTTTTGTACCTATAGTGTTTTCTCAACCTGAAAAGACCTCAAACGCAACCAATCAAACCCTTTTGTTTAATTTTACCCTTCCTTATCAGCAAAAGGGAGAGGAGTTATTGCAAGAGATAAAAAATGCCTATGCGAGGAAAGAGTATGAAAGGGTGGTTTTTCTTGCTAAAAAAATGCCTGCGCTTTTTTCTTTAAGACCAGAGGAAAATTTGCTCATTGCAGAGAGTGCATTAAAGGAGGGTTTTTTACAGGAGGCTATAGATTATGCTCAACGGGTAGCTTCTGTTACTAAAGGGCGAAGTGAGGCCTGTACGGCTGATCTTATTCGATTTAAGGCCATGTTTTTGCTGGGTAAAGGCCCTGCGATAGTCAAAGAAGTCAAAGAGTTTCTCGATTCCTATTGTGATGAGGCTCAAAAAAAAGAGGCTAAGGTACTTCTTTATCATTTTAAGCTTTTACCTGAAAAAGAGCTAAAAGAAGTTTCATCTCAAGAGATAAAAAAAATTATAAGAGAGATCTACAAAACTCAGGTAGTTTATCTTTTGCGTCAAGGGAAGGTGGATGAAGCAAGGTCAAAGGTTTTTTATTACATAAACGTTTATGGAACACCAGAAGAGACCCCAGACCTCGTTTTAAAACTTGCTGAAGCCTACTTTAAAAAGGGCGAAAGAGAAAAGGCCAAAAATTTGTATCAGCTTATCATCACCTTTTGGGATAAAGGTACCCCAAGTCTAATATCCAAGTTCAGGCTTTATCAGATAGCCTACGAAAAGGAACCTATTAAAGAACTTTTACCTAAACAAACCAAAGAGGATTTGCTCTCCTTTGCTGCCCAGATAAAGGCTAAGATGGCTAAAACCCCTTTGGCTGAAGAGGCCCATTTAGTAGAAATAAGAGTCCTTGCAGACCTAAAAAATTATACACTTTTAAGAAAAAGTTCTTTAGAGTTTTTAAAAACTTTTCCCGAAAGCTCAAACTTAAAGGAGGTTTCTCAGTCTTACTGCACTTCGATTTCTGAGCTTTTTAAGGAAGGGATTAAGGCTCAACGTATCGCCGAGGTTTTATCTTTGGAAAAGGAAGATAGCGAGTACTTAAACCAAGCCAAATGTGGACAACCTTATTATATCTTAGGTGACATGTTTTTAGAGTACAAACTTTTTACCAAGGCTACTTTAGAGTATATCAAGGCTTTCGAAATCGGTGTTCCCTCTGAACTAAAACCTTCTTTACTTTTAAATTTGAGCTTTACCGCTATAGAGACAGGTGAGATAGATACGTTTTTTTCGGTTTTTGGGTACCTAATTTCAAGCTACCAAGAAAAAAGTTTAACCAGCTATCCTTTTTATTTTTATCTAAGGACTTTATATGAAAGCAAAAGAAATTTAGGTCAGGCAGAAAAATACCTTTCTCAAGCGCTCTCTTCTAATTTATCAGAGTTTTATAAAAAAAACCTACTTGGGTTTATGTTTTTACAGGCTATTAACAACAAACAGTATGCAAAGGCATGGGCATACCTTCAAAACCCTTATTTTCAACCAGAGCTTAAGGATTATCTAATTCTCCTTTTAGAAAGCTTGGGTAAAGATAACATAACCTTTGAAAGAGCTTTAGGGGTAGCTAAACAAAGGTTTCCTAAGGAACCTAAAATAACTTTGATAGAGACTTATTACTTGGAGAAAAAAGGAAAGGTAGGAACAGCGGATAAACTATGGGAAAAATTAGCTGAAGCTTCTGATATAGCAAAAGAACTTGCAGATATTTATAAAAAACAAAAGGAATTAGTAGAGAAGGCCCAAAAGCTGGTTTTTTAG
- the fliG gene encoding flagellar motor switch protein FliG, protein MAKIDPDKLTGPQKAAIFLMLMGEEFTSQVYKYLDEDDIKRIGIEMAKIEYIPAEAVRKVLEEANIEAKEMLGDVTVSPEEFLKQSLIKAYGEKGKEIFEEIKKEIGPETFKKLKKLDPKTIASFLSNEHPQTIAIILVHLDSELSGQVLQFLPEKLRAEVLLRIALLNKVDPEIVKEISDALESELQSVGGALGKKIGGPEKAAEVLSHAGRELEDEILSEIEDENPALAEEIRKYLFTFEDFLNVDDFAIQTLLREISTDDLKLALKGASPEIREKFFRNMSKRAADLMKEELEMMGPVRISEVEKAQQNIIRVAKKLEQEGKIILSKGEEEFV, encoded by the coding sequence ATGGCTAAAATAGACCCTGATAAGCTTACCGGTCCTCAAAAAGCAGCTATATTCCTTATGTTGATGGGAGAGGAGTTTACTTCTCAGGTTTATAAATATTTAGACGAAGACGACATAAAGCGTATCGGTATAGAGATGGCAAAGATTGAGTACATTCCTGCTGAAGCAGTAAGAAAGGTCCTCGAAGAGGCTAACATCGAAGCTAAGGAAATGTTAGGAGATGTGACCGTTTCTCCTGAAGAGTTTTTGAAACAGTCACTTATCAAGGCTTATGGTGAAAAAGGAAAAGAAATTTTTGAAGAAATTAAAAAGGAAATAGGGCCAGAAACCTTTAAGAAACTTAAGAAACTCGACCCAAAGACTATCGCTAGTTTTTTGTCAAACGAGCATCCTCAGACTATAGCCATCATCTTGGTTCACTTAGACTCAGAACTCTCAGGACAGGTTTTACAGTTTCTGCCTGAAAAACTTAGGGCTGAAGTGCTTTTAAGAATAGCACTTTTAAACAAGGTAGACCCAGAGATTGTTAAAGAAATAAGCGATGCTTTAGAAAGTGAGCTTCAAAGTGTAGGGGGAGCTTTGGGTAAAAAGATTGGAGGACCAGAAAAAGCAGCAGAGGTTCTTTCTCATGCAGGAAGAGAACTAGAAGATGAAATCTTAAGCGAGATAGAAGACGAAAACCCAGCCTTAGCAGAAGAAATCAGAAAATATCTGTTTACGTTTGAAGACTTTCTTAACGTGGATGACTTTGCTATCCAAACCTTGCTTAGAGAGATTTCTACCGATGATTTGAAATTGGCCTTAAAAGGGGCTTCTCCTGAGATCAGAGAAAAGTTCTTCCGGAACATGAGTAAACGAGCGGCAGACCTTATGAAAGAAGAACTTGAAATGATGGGGCCTGTAAGGATTAGTGAGGTGGAAAAGGCTCAGCAAAACATCATCAGGGTGGCTAAAAAGTTAGAGCAAGAAGGTAAGATAATACTCAGTAAAGGTGAAGAGGAGTTTGTCTAA